The Actinopolyspora erythraea genome has a segment encoding these proteins:
- the mobF gene encoding MobF family relaxase, which translates to MGCVVIAVRKLSPSGHEYLTGSVACGDRDLEPGEALFDYYAAHGYPAGEWFGSGAAALGVSGEVTAAQMNALFGEGRHPDADRIEAEKIADGASKDDALAETKLGYRFRQHSGADELRRKVAEAYRAYNEEHGRPAGAAIDADTRARIRHQVRSEAYAEAHGGAQPSEEQLRRWLAEQNRQQKDATAGYELVFAPPKSVSVAWALSDEDTREHIAGLHRQAVRDTLTWFENNAAFTRKGDGGYAQHDVRGITAALFEHWDSRAGDPHLHTHVPISAKVQGPDGKWTSLDGRSVLAASVTTSEYYNSRLRDLFREHGASWSERPQGGIDLKRPVWELDGVPTELLAGFSQRASDVEADRAARIVDFRREHGREPGPTDMLEISRRAQYGTRDPKQEPHTLAQHLHRWQGQAREMLDAAELEQLGMRVFTTPGREPDEVDVAELAQVTLAVVSDHYSHFNRWNLAAEAHRQSAHLRVEDGSRERLVDRVVEAVLADPDTVSLQPPPAVEEPSELRRASGESVFTEHNAQRLTTHRTLREESALAAWGRRSDGVRLSDGTVRRALGRARLNAGQQRAVRGFATSGRRVQLLYAPAGAGKTTTMRVFADAWRAEAGEVYAFGPSARAAQELGRSLQARPHTLHQVTTALRLGTAETVFPFTRGDVLVIDEAAMAGTHTLHDVVRYALNRGADVRLVGDDKQLAAVEAGGAVRWFAHTNGALHLREVVRFADPRQAKASVKLHAGDPSGLDYYFEQGWVWEGSRETMREAAHRAWRTDLDTGRPSLLIVPANEDVVALNRQARELRLQRGDVDDAHTVRLHDGTAASAGDLVVTRRNDRLKTLFGGKDFVKNGDTWQVHTVREGGAFKARHQASGGTVLLPAEYVAEHVELAYAATVNRSQGMSVTGGTSHSLVPQGLSREQLYTQITRAEHDNRLYVETTQHTIDSHQETPPDRTARGVLEAALQRSSAETSATEELRAALHTTESLRTLVTQHDHVAHLGTDKRIEAVLNEHVPQLLELPAAPALQQTARTACDLGWQPEHLIPAVLDQGPLDAADDPAALLRWRLEQRLLYEQPPPRGLEPTTTQIPHWRELIATYVPTADVEDPSWMPVWRQAAAATADGLDADAALDTAAYQLAHRPTHDPLPAPEYAASVLTAALDEQRADGAGHHPALPWLARPDFPTLTEELTNYTRQLNTAIEHRHHELREQIIADPPRWTTALGPRPDDPVAAEHWDELVGMAAAYRETYSITTRDPAQPLGPEPESHGPRARAWRALIDQWHPVDSRTPSESAHDTAELDPIERIRAEFDVDELSNAVAETDTASTTPRTEDSLAVLTERHQRLADTLFDTAGQHALVEHAPTTLDQPAEPALRAVLRRAQHDGWDADRLVDTTIAQGDLGVVADPAAVLARRIESHIADRHPPARVTEPDEEQVRRWQTVTARTNPDLTVTDPAWQLVWRHAAAGAADGLDADTAVSTAAEQLTYRADDDPTEAHRYAAQLVVDQLDEQREQNAADVPVLPWLATPHHTVRAADPDLAEQLEQVTEAAHDRLAELREQVAVEPPAWTSGLGPRPEDPVAAEHWDELAGLAAAYRETYNIRSTNPDTPLGPEPGGQNAKTEAWQTITDAWRQPVSIPNDNDHRDETLARLEALRDAVLNNSETSHDEQRTWRADDRDDENSDEHYRYDDDDELDQDNDLQSGLGL; encoded by the coding sequence GTGGGGTGTGTCGTGATCGCGGTGCGCAAGCTCTCGCCCAGCGGGCACGAGTACCTGACCGGCAGCGTCGCGTGCGGCGATCGCGACCTCGAACCCGGCGAAGCGTTGTTCGACTACTACGCCGCCCACGGATACCCAGCCGGTGAGTGGTTCGGTTCCGGTGCTGCCGCGCTGGGAGTCTCCGGCGAGGTGACTGCGGCGCAGATGAATGCGTTGTTCGGCGAGGGGCGACATCCGGATGCCGACCGCATCGAGGCGGAGAAAATCGCCGATGGCGCGTCGAAGGACGATGCGCTGGCCGAAACCAAGTTGGGCTACCGGTTCCGGCAGCACAGTGGTGCCGACGAGCTGCGCCGTAAGGTCGCCGAGGCCTACCGGGCGTACAACGAGGAGCACGGTCGGCCTGCTGGGGCGGCGATCGATGCGGACACTCGCGCGCGGATTCGGCACCAAGTGCGGTCCGAGGCCTACGCCGAGGCCCACGGCGGAGCACAGCCGAGTGAGGAGCAGCTGCGCCGGTGGTTGGCCGAGCAGAACCGGCAGCAGAAAGACGCCACAGCCGGCTACGAGCTCGTGTTCGCCCCACCCAAGAGCGTCAGCGTGGCCTGGGCACTCTCCGACGAAGACACCCGTGAGCACATCGCCGGGCTGCACCGCCAGGCGGTGCGCGACACGCTGACCTGGTTCGAGAACAACGCCGCGTTCACCCGCAAAGGAGACGGCGGCTACGCCCAGCACGATGTGCGCGGCATCACCGCCGCGCTGTTCGAGCACTGGGATTCGCGTGCCGGGGATCCGCATCTGCACACCCACGTGCCGATCAGCGCCAAAGTGCAGGGTCCGGACGGAAAATGGACCAGCTTGGACGGGCGCAGTGTGCTGGCCGCGTCGGTGACCACCAGCGAGTACTACAACTCGCGGCTGCGGGACCTGTTCCGCGAACACGGGGCGAGTTGGAGTGAACGTCCCCAGGGCGGGATCGATCTGAAACGCCCGGTGTGGGAGCTCGACGGGGTTCCCACTGAGCTGCTGGCCGGGTTTTCCCAGCGGGCCTCTGATGTGGAGGCCGATCGTGCAGCGCGCATCGTCGACTTCCGTCGTGAACACGGCCGTGAACCCGGCCCGACCGACATGCTCGAGATCAGTCGCCGCGCGCAGTACGGCACGCGCGATCCCAAGCAGGAACCACACACCCTGGCCCAGCATCTGCACCGGTGGCAGGGGCAGGCCCGCGAGATGCTCGATGCCGCCGAGCTCGAACAGCTCGGCATGCGGGTGTTCACCACCCCAGGACGCGAGCCCGACGAGGTCGATGTCGCCGAGCTGGCTCAGGTCACGCTGGCGGTGGTCTCCGACCACTACAGCCATTTCAATCGCTGGAATCTGGCGGCCGAGGCGCATCGGCAGAGTGCACATCTGCGGGTGGAAGACGGCAGCCGCGAGCGGCTCGTGGACAGGGTGGTCGAGGCGGTCCTGGCGGATCCCGACACGGTTTCGCTGCAGCCCCCGCCCGCGGTCGAGGAACCGTCCGAGCTGCGCCGGGCCAGCGGTGAGAGCGTGTTCACCGAGCACAACGCGCAGCGGTTGACCACCCACCGCACGCTGCGCGAGGAGTCGGCGTTGGCCGCATGGGGACGACGGAGTGACGGGGTGCGCCTCAGCGACGGGACGGTGCGGCGCGCGCTCGGCCGCGCGCGGCTCAATGCCGGGCAGCAGCGCGCCGTGCGCGGGTTCGCCACCTCCGGGCGTCGAGTGCAGCTGCTGTATGCCCCGGCCGGTGCGGGCAAAACCACCACCATGCGGGTCTTCGCCGACGCGTGGCGCGCCGAGGCCGGCGAGGTGTACGCGTTCGGCCCCTCCGCCCGGGCGGCCCAGGAACTAGGCCGGTCCCTGCAGGCACGCCCGCACACGTTGCATCAGGTCACCACGGCGCTGCGGCTCGGCACGGCCGAGACGGTGTTTCCGTTCACCCGTGGTGACGTACTCGTCATCGACGAGGCCGCCATGGCCGGTACGCACACGCTGCACGACGTGGTGCGCTACGCCCTCAACCGTGGTGCCGACGTGCGGCTGGTCGGTGACGACAAGCAGCTCGCGGCCGTCGAGGCCGGTGGGGCGGTGCGCTGGTTCGCCCACACCAACGGGGCGCTGCACCTGCGCGAGGTCGTGCGTTTCGCCGACCCGCGGCAGGCGAAGGCCTCGGTGAAGCTGCACGCCGGCGATCCGTCCGGGTTGGACTACTACTTCGAGCAGGGCTGGGTGTGGGAAGGCAGCCGGGAGACGATGCGCGAGGCCGCCCATCGCGCTTGGCGCACCGACCTCGACACCGGGCGCCCCTCACTGCTGATCGTGCCCGCCAACGAGGACGTTGTCGCGTTGAATCGCCAGGCTCGTGAACTACGTCTGCAGCGCGGCGACGTCGACGACGCTCACACGGTGCGGCTGCACGACGGCACCGCGGCCAGCGCCGGCGATCTGGTGGTCACCCGCCGCAACGACCGACTCAAAACACTGTTCGGCGGCAAGGACTTCGTCAAAAACGGCGACACCTGGCAGGTACATACCGTGCGCGAGGGCGGGGCGTTCAAGGCTCGCCACCAGGCCAGCGGCGGCACCGTCCTGCTGCCGGCCGAGTACGTCGCCGAACACGTCGAACTGGCCTACGCCGCCACCGTCAACCGCAGCCAGGGCATGTCGGTCACCGGCGGCACCTCACACAGCCTCGTGCCCCAAGGGCTCTCCCGCGAACAGCTCTACACCCAGATCACCCGCGCCGAACACGACAACCGGCTCTACGTCGAAACCACCCAGCACACCATCGACTCCCACCAGGAAACCCCACCCGACCGCACCGCCCGTGGGGTCCTCGAGGCCGCGCTGCAACGCTCCTCAGCCGAGACCTCGGCCACCGAGGAACTGCGCGCCGCCCTGCACACCACCGAATCGCTGCGCACCCTGGTCACCCAGCACGATCACGTCGCCCACCTCGGCACCGACAAGCGCATCGAGGCCGTGCTCAACGAACACGTTCCCCAGCTACTGGAGCTGCCGGCCGCACCCGCGCTGCAGCAGACCGCGCGCACCGCCTGCGACCTCGGCTGGCAACCCGAGCACCTCATCCCCGCCGTCCTGGACCAAGGGCCGCTGGACGCCGCTGACGACCCGGCCGCGTTGCTGCGGTGGCGCCTCGAACAACGCCTACTGTACGAGCAGCCACCCCCGCGCGGTCTCGAACCCACCACCACGCAGATTCCCCACTGGCGCGAACTCATCGCGACCTATGTACCCACCGCCGATGTCGAGGACCCCTCGTGGATGCCGGTGTGGCGCCAGGCGGCCGCGGCCACCGCGGACGGACTCGACGCGGACGCCGCCCTGGACACCGCCGCCTATCAGCTCGCCCACCGACCCACCCACGACCCGCTGCCCGCCCCCGAGTACGCGGCCAGTGTGCTCACCGCCGCGTTGGACGAACAACGCGCCGACGGAGCCGGACACCACCCCGCGCTTCCCTGGCTGGCCCGACCCGACTTCCCCACGCTCACCGAGGAGCTGACCAACTACACACGTCAACTCAACACCGCCATCGAACACCGCCACCACGAACTACGCGAACAGATCATCGCCGACCCGCCACGCTGGACCACCGCGCTCGGCCCACGACCTGACGATCCGGTCGCCGCCGAGCACTGGGACGAACTGGTGGGCATGGCCGCTGCCTACCGCGAGACCTACAGCATCACCACCCGCGATCCAGCCCAGCCGCTGGGCCCCGAGCCCGAGAGTCACGGACCACGCGCCCGCGCTTGGCGCGCGCTCATCGACCAGTGGCACCCTGTCGATTCCCGCACTCCCAGCGAGTCCGCCCACGACACCGCCGAACTCGACCCGATCGAGCGGATCCGCGCCGAATTCGACGTCGACGAGCTGTCCAACGCCGTCGCCGAGACCGACACCGCCAGCACGACACCGCGTACCGAGGACTCGCTGGCGGTGCTGACCGAACGTCACCAGCGACTCGCCGACACCTTGTTCGACACCGCCGGGCAGCACGCCCTCGTCGAGCACGCCCCCACGACCCTGGATCAACCCGCCGAACCCGCACTCCGAGCGGTGCTGCGCCGCGCCCAACACGACGGGTGGGACGCCGACCGGCTCGTCGACACGACCATCGCCCAAGGAGATCTCGGCGTGGTCGCCGATCCGGCCGCTGTCCTGGCGCGCCGTATCGAGTCCCACATCGCCGATCGTCATCCCCCGGCCCGTGTGACCGAACCCGACGAGGAGCAGGTCCGCCGGTGGCAAACCGTGACCGCCCGCACCAACCCTGATCTCACGGTCACCGACCCCGCTTGGCAGCTGGTGTGGCGCCACGCCGCCGCGGGAGCTGCCGACGGGCTCGACGCCGACACCGCCGTCTCCACCGCCGCCGAACAACTGACCTACCGGGCCGACGACGACCCCACCGAGGCACACCGCTACGCCGCCCAGCTCGTGGTCGACCAGCTGGACGAGCAACGCGAGCAGAACGCCGCCGACGTTCCGGTGCTGCCCTGGCTGGCCACTCCGCACCACACCGTGCGCGCCGCCGATCCCGACCTCGCCGAGCAGCTCGAACAAGTCACCGAAGCCGCACACGACCGCCTGGCCGAACTACGCGAGCAGGTCGCGGTCGAACCTCCTGCCTGGACCTCCGGACTGGGACCACGGCCCGAGGATCCGGTCGCTGCCGAGCACTGGGACGAACTCGCGGGCCTGGCCGCCGCCTACCGCGAGACCTACAACATCCGCAGCACCAACCCCGATACGCCACTGGGGCCGGAACCCGGCGGGCAGAACGCCAAGACCGAAGCCTGGCAAACCATCACCGACGCATGGAGGCAGCCCGTGAGCATCCCGAACGACAACGACCACCGCGACGAAACGCTCGCCCGCCTCGAAGCCCTCCGGGACGCTGTGCTCAACAACAGCGAAACCTCCCACGACGAACAGCGCACGTGGCGTGCCGATGACCGGGACGACGAAAACTCCGACGAGCACTACCGCTATGACGACGATGACGAACTTGACCAGGACAACGACCTGCAGTCCGGGCTGGGACTTTAG